One region of Prosthecobacter debontii genomic DNA includes:
- a CDS encoding YceH family protein yields the protein MEDPQPSSPTLTATEARILGCLIEKEITLPDYYPLTLNALVSACNQSTNREPVMNLDEGTVQRALENMKTRGWVFQVTVVGARVQKFRHNVKGKLPRLEKPSIALLAVLLLRGAQTLGELRQRTERLQTFPDLESVEAELNNLIAYPEGPVAACLPAGPGRRVALYAQLLTGDPVGLAPQEEIVSATVAQPVSQEDQEWKRRMEMEIELLKAQLSRLKTKLGIEA from the coding sequence ATGGAAGACCCCCAACCCTCTTCTCCAACTCTCACGGCTACGGAAGCGCGCATCCTTGGTTGCCTGATCGAGAAGGAAATCACTCTCCCCGATTATTATCCTCTGACTCTGAACGCCTTGGTTTCTGCCTGTAACCAATCGACGAATCGAGAGCCGGTGATGAACCTGGATGAAGGCACGGTGCAGCGTGCTTTGGAGAACATGAAGACCCGTGGCTGGGTCTTTCAGGTCACCGTTGTAGGAGCACGCGTGCAGAAGTTTCGGCACAATGTGAAAGGCAAACTGCCACGGCTAGAGAAGCCAAGCATTGCCTTGCTGGCAGTGCTGTTGCTACGTGGGGCTCAGACGCTGGGGGAACTCCGCCAGCGCACGGAGCGTCTGCAGACCTTCCCGGATCTGGAGAGCGTGGAGGCCGAGTTGAATAACCTTATCGCTTATCCCGAAGGCCCGGTCGCAGCCTGTCTCCCCGCAGGGCCTGGCCGTCGTGTGGCGCTGTATGCCCAGCTTCTCACCGGAGATCCAGTAGGTCTGGCCCCACAGGAGGAGATCGTCTCGGCGACGGTGGCGCAGCCTGTGAGCCAGGAGGATCAGGAGTGGAAGCGACGCATGGAGATGGAGATCGAGCTATTAAAGGCCCAGCTCTCACGTTTGAAAACGAAGCTCGGAATTGAGGCTTGA
- a CDS encoding SGNH/GDSL hydrolase family protein, giving the protein MNRTAFFALALTCSLSGVAAIAQETAAPSPAPVSASVPPQKKTFEFKEGDRLVLLGNTVIEREQHYATFEPRLALALGETKVTVRNLAWSGDTVYGHARSYFGPPEEGLERLSKHLELLKPTVVLLCYGSEMAFEGLQDLPRFLTGYRNLISLIRKQSPGVRVIIASPPPLENLAPPMPDQTDANKDLSSFRDALRKFAGSQNAFFVDWFELMGGIPKPGQTAKPLTENGVHYTRAGYEKLSAKLVEGLGLKTPAIASAELAPLQREVLKKDELFFNRWRPQNETYLFGFRKHEQGQNAKEIPMFDPLIDQADAKIQEIKAGLLASKKTL; this is encoded by the coding sequence ATGAACCGGACCGCCTTTTTTGCCCTCGCCCTGACCTGCTCCCTGAGTGGAGTGGCCGCCATTGCTCAGGAGACGGCCGCCCCTTCACCCGCGCCTGTGTCTGCCTCTGTGCCGCCGCAGAAAAAGACCTTTGAATTCAAAGAGGGAGATCGCCTTGTCCTGTTGGGGAATACGGTCATCGAGCGTGAGCAGCACTACGCCACCTTCGAGCCTCGCTTGGCTCTGGCTTTGGGAGAAACCAAGGTCACTGTGCGTAACTTGGCCTGGAGCGGCGACACCGTGTATGGTCATGCCCGGTCCTACTTTGGCCCGCCTGAGGAAGGTCTGGAGCGTCTCTCCAAGCATCTGGAACTGCTGAAGCCCACCGTGGTGCTACTATGCTACGGATCGGAAATGGCCTTCGAGGGGCTGCAGGATCTGCCTCGTTTCCTGACCGGTTACCGCAATCTAATCAGCCTCATCCGCAAGCAATCCCCCGGCGTGCGCGTCATCATCGCCTCCCCACCACCGCTGGAAAATCTGGCTCCCCCGATGCCCGACCAGACCGATGCCAACAAGGACCTCTCCAGCTTCCGCGATGCCCTGCGGAAGTTCGCCGGTTCTCAGAACGCCTTCTTTGTCGATTGGTTCGAGCTCATGGGCGGCATCCCTAAACCAGGGCAAACTGCCAAGCCTCTAACCGAAAACGGCGTCCATTACACCCGTGCCGGTTATGAAAAACTCAGCGCCAAGCTGGTCGAGGGCCTGGGATTGAAGACGCCTGCCATCGCATCCGCTGAGCTCGCCCCCCTCCAGCGTGAAGTGCTCAAAAAAGACGAACTCTTCTTCAACCGCTGGCGCCCGCAGAATGAAACCTACCTCTTCGGCTTCCGCAAACATGAGCAGGGCCAAAACGCCAAGGAAATCCCCATGTTCGACCCGCTGATCGATCAGGCGGACGCGAAGATTCAGGAGATCAAAGCGGGGCTGCTAGCTTCGAAAAAGACTCTTTGA
- a CDS encoding FmdB family zinc ribbon protein, with protein sequence MPTYDYECQTCGHQFEARQSMKDPHLTDCPVESCPGPVKRKIGLGSGLIFKGSGFYITDYRSDSYKAAAKSDAASSSSSSGSSTTSPPASPKPSGS encoded by the coding sequence ATGCCCACCTACGACTACGAATGCCAGACCTGCGGTCATCAGTTCGAAGCTCGTCAGTCCATGAAGGACCCGCATCTCACCGATTGCCCCGTCGAGTCCTGCCCTGGTCCCGTGAAGCGTAAGATCGGCCTCGGCTCCGGCCTGATCTTCAAAGGCAGCGGTTTCTACATCACCGACTATCGCAGTGACTCCTATAAAGCTGCTGCGAAGAGTGACGCCGCCTCTTCATCCTCTAGCAGTGGCAGCAGCACTACCTCACCCCCCGCCAGTCCCAAACCCAGCGGCAGTTAG
- a CDS encoding DUF3313 family protein, with product MIVRLLLPMLILLGCSSCSSMQRLAKAGAAEPSAFLANGPKLQKTKAKYDPFLRVWRNDSREVWAKAEAKKKLYIAPVSLDYLRPMTQPLSRVEVREKSRQKEAQKLAVYMREQFALAFKNSPNAHYEIVDEPEKDALTLEMAIVEFNPNSIVAGITRRAINLIAVPGAESLVGRQLKGNIAMEGRVTDPAQKQSLYEFADAEQNQSALILSVHDYNAYSAARKIIRGWATQFEEVTRTKPGERVKDSAAFTLWLW from the coding sequence ATGATCGTCCGGCTGCTGCTGCCGATGCTCATCCTCCTGGGATGCAGTTCTTGCAGTTCCATGCAGAGACTGGCGAAAGCCGGTGCTGCCGAGCCCTCCGCCTTCCTCGCCAACGGACCCAAGCTGCAGAAGACCAAGGCCAAGTATGACCCCTTCCTGCGTGTGTGGCGGAATGACTCGCGCGAGGTCTGGGCCAAGGCGGAGGCGAAGAAAAAGCTCTACATCGCCCCGGTCTCCCTGGACTACCTGAGACCGATGACCCAGCCGCTTTCCCGCGTGGAGGTGAGGGAGAAATCCCGGCAGAAGGAGGCCCAGAAACTGGCGGTGTATATGCGGGAGCAGTTTGCCCTCGCCTTTAAAAACTCGCCAAACGCGCATTACGAGATCGTGGACGAACCGGAGAAGGACGCGCTGACGCTGGAGATGGCCATTGTGGAGTTCAACCCCAACTCGATCGTAGCCGGGATCACAAGAAGGGCCATCAACCTGATCGCCGTGCCCGGCGCGGAATCCCTGGTGGGCCGCCAATTGAAGGGGAATATCGCCATGGAGGGTCGCGTGACCGATCCGGCGCAGAAGCAGAGCCTCTACGAATTTGCCGATGCCGAGCAGAATCAATCCGCCCTGATCCTGTCCGTGCACGATTACAATGCCTACAGCGCCGCCCGGAAGATCATCCGTGGCTGGGCGACCCAGTTTGAGGAGGTGACGCGCACCAAACCGGGCGAGCGGGTGAAGGACAGCGCTGCCTTCACGCTCTGGCTGTGGTGA
- a CDS encoding SGNH/GDSL hydrolase family protein, translated as MRLSIFPLAACLLLHLALPVFAGEPTNAKEAEAQKKAAEAQKVAEQKALNEKFAAWKATLSPEQQAWETVLEQNLGMGFYLPLYQKDKLAGRVTAWDYVKADPKLPRVLLIGDSISRGYTLAVRKELAGVANLHRAPENCGPTANGLKKLPVWLGEGKWDIIHFNFGIHDRKTPLPDYESRLDQIATQLKATGARVIWASTTPVAEGGMKDATNADLIARNEIAAKVMQKHGIEINDLYTWIEPDLAKYQNPNDVHFSNDGYDRLGEQVAGTIRKIIPTLPGINTALIPMGKLEKDGYDWEARHAEIMKIKNEVNPEVVLIGDSITHFWGGLPEGGKIGNRGTETWQTLFGQRRALNLGFGWDRTQNVLKRIQLGELDGLNPKAIVIHIGTNNLAKTVNARDNTPEEIAAGISEIVAQAHLKCPQAKIILMAIFPRGKTAAEPRRAILRDINQRIAPLGSQPYVTFLDITDNWLEKDGSISKEIMPDALHPNQKGYGIWAEALKTLLPE; from the coding sequence ATGCGCCTTTCCATCTTCCCCCTCGCAGCTTGTTTGTTGCTGCATCTCGCCCTTCCCGTCTTCGCCGGTGAGCCCACCAATGCCAAAGAAGCCGAGGCCCAGAAGAAAGCTGCGGAAGCCCAAAAGGTCGCCGAACAAAAAGCGCTGAATGAGAAGTTCGCCGCTTGGAAAGCCACCCTGTCACCAGAGCAGCAAGCCTGGGAAACCGTGCTGGAGCAAAACCTCGGCATGGGCTTTTACCTGCCGCTTTACCAGAAGGACAAGCTCGCTGGCCGGGTCACCGCTTGGGATTATGTGAAGGCTGATCCCAAGCTGCCACGAGTGCTGCTGATTGGCGATTCCATCTCCCGGGGTTACACCCTCGCCGTGCGGAAAGAATTGGCCGGTGTCGCCAACCTCCACCGTGCGCCCGAGAACTGTGGCCCAACCGCCAACGGCCTCAAGAAACTCCCCGTCTGGCTGGGCGAGGGCAAGTGGGACATCATCCATTTCAACTTCGGCATTCATGACCGGAAGACACCGCTGCCGGATTACGAATCGCGGCTGGATCAGATCGCCACGCAGCTCAAGGCGACGGGGGCGCGTGTGATCTGGGCGAGCACCACCCCGGTGGCCGAAGGCGGCATGAAGGACGCCACGAATGCGGACCTGATCGCCCGCAACGAAATCGCCGCGAAAGTGATGCAAAAGCACGGCATTGAGATCAATGATCTCTACACCTGGATTGAGCCTGATCTCGCCAAGTATCAGAACCCGAACGATGTGCATTTCAGCAATGACGGTTATGATCGCCTGGGCGAACAGGTCGCCGGAACCATCCGCAAAATCATTCCTACGCTGCCCGGCATCAACACCGCGCTCATCCCCATGGGGAAGCTGGAAAAGGACGGCTATGACTGGGAGGCCCGTCATGCTGAGATCATGAAGATCAAAAACGAGGTCAATCCGGAAGTCGTCCTCATTGGCGACTCCATCACCCATTTCTGGGGCGGCCTGCCGGAGGGCGGGAAGATCGGCAATCGCGGTACAGAGACATGGCAAACCTTGTTCGGTCAGCGCCGCGCCCTCAACCTGGGTTTTGGCTGGGATCGCACTCAAAATGTCTTAAAGCGGATTCAGTTAGGCGAGTTGGATGGCTTAAACCCGAAGGCCATCGTGATCCACATCGGCACCAACAACCTGGCGAAAACCGTGAATGCCCGCGATAACACGCCCGAAGAGATTGCCGCAGGCATCAGCGAGATCGTCGCGCAAGCGCATCTGAAATGCCCGCAGGCCAAGATTATTCTCATGGCCATCTTCCCGCGCGGTAAAACAGCAGCGGAACCTCGTCGGGCCATTTTGCGCGATATCAATCAGCGCATCGCCCCTCTCGGCAGCCAGCCCTACGTCACCTTCCTGGACATCACAGACAACTGGCTTGAAAAGGATGGCTCCATCTCCAAGGAGATCATGCCGGATGCCCTGCACCCTAACCAAAAGGGCTATGGCATTTGGGCCGAGGCGTTAAAAACCTTGTTGCCTGAGTAA
- a CDS encoding PEP-CTERM sorting domain-containing protein (PEP-CTERM proteins occur, often in large numbers, in the proteomes of bacteria that also encode an exosortase, a predicted intramembrane cysteine proteinase. The presence of a PEP-CTERM domain at a protein's C-terminus predicts cleavage within the sorting domain, followed by covalent anchoring to some some component of the (usually Gram-negative) cell surface. Many PEP-CTERM proteins exhibit an unusual sequence composition that includes large numbers of potential glycosylation sites. Expression of one such protein has been shown restore the ability of a bacterium to form floc, a type of biofilm.): MRTILYWLATTAFAVAMAHSSGQSAAGEAADLLWAPSGAADVLPVPEPSRAVLLGVGIMAIAFTYRKAWLNLKRKG; encoded by the coding sequence ATGCGCACGATTCTTTATTGGCTGGCGACGACAGCATTTGCTGTGGCGATGGCGCATTCCTCTGGGCAGTCAGCGGCGGGTGAGGCGGCAGATCTTCTCTGGGCACCCTCGGGTGCTGCGGATGTTCTGCCTGTGCCCGAGCCTTCCCGGGCGGTGCTTTTGGGAGTCGGCATCATGGCCATCGCCTTCACTTACCGGAAAGCGTGGCTGAATTTGAAACGCAAAGGCTAA
- a CDS encoding PEP-CTERM sorting domain-containing protein (PEP-CTERM proteins occur, often in large numbers, in the proteomes of bacteria that also encode an exosortase, a predicted intramembrane cysteine proteinase. The presence of a PEP-CTERM domain at a protein's C-terminus predicts cleavage within the sorting domain, followed by covalent anchoring to some some component of the (usually Gram-negative) cell surface. Many PEP-CTERM proteins exhibit an unusual sequence composition that includes large numbers of potential glycosylation sites. Expression of one such protein has been shown restore the ability of a bacterium to form floc, a type of biofilm.) — MRFSLCTLGIAALMTLLPVVSPAASVLITNVTHDGSTNAIVSSTGTALQNVYVGVGYFSGLSDTQLQNLDAIAFDLVTSGGAFEALDEASAWWAFGAGALEGNAQAPILEGSDFIGESIYSIIGNAATLADSTELLIFKHSGLFQEDSPFFNASAIIDLSSGNATLLWGSSTAHSGNYFGEGIQAAYSTAGASSMVPEPSRLLFLLISSLGLLLRRRR, encoded by the coding sequence ATGCGTTTCTCCCTCTGCACCCTCGGCATCGCTGCCCTGATGACCCTGCTGCCCGTCGTCAGCCCGGCCGCTTCGGTCTTGATCACCAACGTCACCCACGACGGCTCCACCAATGCCATCGTCTCCAGCACCGGCACGGCTTTGCAAAACGTCTATGTCGGCGTGGGTTACTTCTCCGGCCTCAGCGATACCCAACTCCAGAACCTGGACGCCATCGCCTTTGATCTGGTGACCTCCGGCGGTGCCTTCGAGGCTCTGGATGAAGCCAGCGCCTGGTGGGCCTTTGGCGCCGGAGCTCTGGAAGGCAATGCCCAGGCCCCCATCCTGGAAGGTAGCGACTTCATCGGCGAGTCTATCTACTCCATCATCGGCAATGCCGCCACGCTGGCCGACTCCACCGAGCTGCTTATCTTTAAGCACAGCGGCCTCTTTCAAGAGGACTCCCCCTTCTTCAACGCCTCCGCCATCATCGACCTCAGCAGTGGCAATGCCACCCTCCTGTGGGGCAGTTCCACCGCTCACTCCGGCAACTACTTTGGCGAAGGAATCCAGGCCGCCTACAGCACCGCCGGGGCCTCCAGCATGGTGCCTGAGCCCTCACGTCTGCTCTTTCTCCTGATCAGTTCCCTGGGCCTGCTGCTTCGCCGCCGCCGCTAG
- a CDS encoding DUF1501 domain-containing protein: MTAPLSSHGLGLLDRRHFLSSAAGLGLASLLGSRATQASTPPIRPVIEATNPLHARAPHYPAKAKRVLVLFCSGAVSHLDSWDWKPELLRMDGKPMPGAKENFLTFQGENGNLVRPLYEFKPRGQTGKMVSDLFPHLASMTDDLTFIHSMTAKSNTHGPAENQMSTGFIFDGFPSLGSWVSYALGSEADNLPAYVAIPDPRGVPQAGVNNWGNGFLPAVFQGTAFNSSRPIYNLARPNNVSVASDLASRDVLKFLNDKHLEQFPGDTELAARIASYELAAKMQLSVPEVSDLSKESTTTLKAYGVDDPNPIKSGFAKNCLLARRLLERGVRCVKLYNGAYAMGEGIGNWDGHKKLKEQYDKHAPIFDQPAAALIRDLRQRGLLEDTLVVWCTEFGRMPTFQKGASGRDHNPQGFTVWMTGAGVKPGISYGSTDALGHKAAENVTTIYDFHATILHLMGLDHERLSYYHNGIDRRLTDVHGHVIRDILA, encoded by the coding sequence ATGACTGCCCCTCTCTCCTCCCATGGACTCGGTCTGCTCGACCGTCGGCATTTTCTCTCCAGTGCAGCCGGGTTAGGCTTAGCATCGCTGCTCGGCTCCAGGGCTACTCAGGCCTCCACCCCACCGATCCGTCCTGTGATAGAGGCAACGAATCCGTTGCATGCTCGCGCACCCCATTATCCAGCCAAGGCCAAACGTGTGCTGGTCCTGTTTTGCTCCGGTGCCGTCAGTCACCTGGACTCCTGGGACTGGAAACCCGAACTACTGCGCATGGATGGCAAACCCATGCCTGGAGCCAAGGAGAACTTTCTAACGTTTCAAGGCGAAAACGGAAACTTAGTTAGGCCGCTGTATGAGTTCAAGCCACGTGGTCAGACGGGCAAGATGGTGTCGGATCTTTTTCCACACCTCGCCTCGATGACGGATGACCTCACGTTCATCCACTCCATGACGGCCAAGTCTAATACCCATGGTCCAGCGGAAAATCAGATGAGCACGGGATTCATCTTCGATGGCTTCCCGAGTCTGGGTTCCTGGGTGAGTTACGCACTTGGTTCGGAGGCCGATAATCTGCCAGCTTATGTGGCCATTCCTGATCCTCGTGGCGTGCCTCAAGCCGGTGTTAACAATTGGGGCAATGGCTTCCTCCCCGCTGTCTTCCAAGGCACCGCCTTTAACTCCAGTCGCCCGATTTACAATCTGGCACGGCCTAACAACGTTTCAGTCGCCAGTGATCTGGCCTCACGAGACGTGCTGAAGTTTCTCAATGACAAGCACCTGGAGCAGTTCCCTGGCGACACCGAACTGGCCGCCCGAATCGCCAGCTATGAACTCGCCGCAAAGATGCAGCTCTCCGTGCCCGAGGTGAGCGATCTCTCCAAGGAATCGACCACCACGCTGAAGGCCTATGGCGTGGATGATCCGAATCCCATCAAAAGTGGCTTTGCCAAAAACTGCCTGCTTGCTCGTCGCCTGCTAGAGCGTGGAGTGCGCTGTGTGAAACTCTACAATGGCGCTTATGCCATGGGTGAAGGCATCGGCAACTGGGATGGTCACAAGAAGCTGAAGGAGCAGTATGACAAACACGCACCGATCTTTGACCAACCTGCCGCCGCACTGATCCGTGATCTACGTCAACGTGGACTGCTGGAGGATACCCTGGTGGTCTGGTGCACCGAGTTTGGCCGCATGCCTACCTTCCAAAAAGGGGCCAGCGGGCGCGATCATAATCCGCAAGGGTTTACCGTCTGGATGACTGGGGCTGGCGTGAAGCCCGGCATCAGCTATGGCTCCACCGATGCCTTAGGACACAAAGCCGCTGAGAACGTCACCACCATCTACGACTTCCACGCCACCATCCTCCATCTCATGGGGCTGGACCACGAGCGCCTGAGCTACTATCACAACGGCATCGATCGCCGCCTCACGGATGTGCATGGACATGTGATCCGGGACATCCTGGCTTGA
- a CDS encoding 30S ribosomal protein S1 — MSASTLAEMIAGSFRELSEGSIVKGRILEIKPQVVLVDIGYKSEGAIPASEFEDEDIQVGDEVEVLLEKLENDEGMVVLSKEKAAYKQNWEKIASVFRDGGLVKGKVKSVVKGGLMVNVGVEAFLPGSQIDIIPPKDLNEYVGKVFEFKIVKINDDRKNIVLSRREVIEAERAEQRQKFLDSVNPGDKVVGVVKNITDFGVFVDLNGMDGLLHITDMSWGRLNHPTEMVGIGQRLDVVILEVNREKERVSLGLKQLQNNPWENIEARYPVGQTVKGKVTKLVAYGAFCEVEEGVEGLVHVSELSWTKRIARPSDVLQVGQEIEAVVLGINKEERKISLGVRQLDANPWDDIDVRYPIGTVLTRPVRNLTAYGAFVELEEGIDGMIHVSDLSWTRKVNHPSEMLKKGQEVEATVLGIDKANQRISLGMKQLETDPWSEIDNRFKVGDVVKGKVAKIASFGAFVELEGDIDGLVHISQLSEDHVAKVKDVLNVGDEVEARVIKVDKVERRVGLSIKAMNYSDAEIQKESQAFEALRPSTDLVGLEQAFKFATEDWRPGGQ, encoded by the coding sequence ATGAGCGCAAGCACACTCGCGGAGATGATCGCAGGATCCTTCCGTGAACTCTCCGAAGGATCCATCGTTAAAGGCCGGATCCTCGAAATCAAACCGCAGGTCGTCCTGGTGGACATTGGCTACAAGTCCGAAGGCGCTATCCCTGCCAGCGAGTTTGAAGATGAAGACATCCAGGTCGGCGATGAGGTCGAAGTCCTCCTCGAGAAACTGGAAAACGACGAAGGCATGGTCGTTCTCTCCAAGGAGAAAGCCGCCTACAAACAGAACTGGGAAAAAATCGCCTCCGTGTTCCGCGATGGCGGCCTCGTCAAAGGCAAGGTCAAGTCCGTCGTCAAAGGTGGCCTTATGGTCAACGTCGGCGTGGAAGCCTTCCTCCCAGGCAGCCAGATCGACATCATCCCGCCGAAGGATCTCAACGAATACGTCGGCAAGGTGTTCGAATTCAAGATCGTCAAGATCAACGACGACCGCAAAAACATCGTCCTTTCCCGCCGCGAAGTCATCGAGGCTGAGCGCGCCGAGCAGCGTCAGAAGTTCCTCGACTCCGTCAACCCTGGCGACAAAGTCGTCGGCGTGGTCAAGAACATCACCGACTTCGGTGTGTTCGTGGACCTCAACGGTATGGACGGCCTGCTTCACATCACCGACATGTCGTGGGGCCGCCTGAACCATCCTACCGAAATGGTGGGTATCGGTCAGCGCCTGGACGTCGTGATCCTGGAAGTGAACCGCGAGAAAGAGCGCGTCTCCCTGGGCCTCAAGCAGCTCCAGAACAACCCTTGGGAAAACATCGAAGCCCGCTATCCTGTCGGCCAGACCGTCAAGGGCAAGGTCACCAAGCTGGTCGCCTACGGTGCTTTCTGCGAAGTGGAAGAAGGCGTGGAAGGTCTCGTCCACGTGTCCGAGCTCTCCTGGACCAAGCGCATCGCCCGTCCATCCGACGTGCTGCAGGTCGGTCAGGAAATCGAAGCCGTCGTCCTTGGCATCAACAAGGAAGAGCGCAAGATCAGCCTGGGCGTGCGTCAGCTCGACGCCAACCCATGGGACGATATCGACGTCCGTTACCCGATCGGCACCGTGCTTACCCGCCCGGTCCGCAACCTCACCGCTTACGGTGCCTTTGTGGAACTGGAAGAGGGTATCGATGGCATGATCCACGTGTCCGACCTCTCCTGGACACGCAAGGTCAACCATCCTTCCGAAATGCTCAAGAAGGGCCAGGAAGTGGAAGCCACCGTGCTCGGTATCGACAAAGCCAACCAGCGCATCAGCCTGGGCATGAAGCAGCTTGAGACCGATCCATGGTCCGAAATCGACAACCGCTTCAAGGTGGGTGACGTCGTCAAGGGCAAGGTCGCCAAGATCGCTTCCTTCGGTGCTTTCGTGGAACTCGAAGGCGATATCGACGGTCTGGTGCACATCTCCCAGCTGAGCGAAGACCACGTGGCCAAGGTCAAAGACGTGCTGAACGTCGGCGACGAAGTGGAAGCCCGCGTGATCAAAGTGGACAAAGTGGAGCGCCGCGTTGGCCTCTCCATCAAGGCCATGAACTACAGCGACGCCGAGATCCAGAAGGAAAGCCAAGCTTTCGAAGCCCTCCGCCCAAGCACCGACCTCGTCGGTCTGGAGCAGGCCTTCAAGTTTGCTACCGAAGACTGGCGTCCAGGCGGTCAATAA
- a CDS encoding glucan biosynthesis protein, whose translation MTAPRSLGSWILSLSAAASLAAHAADLPLTEVTDYESLQKLAAQLAQQPYEAPSQQLDPFFEGLKYDGHRKIRFREEKSVYSDLGDTYKVQFFHPGWMFKKPVVFYNVDGVTTTPIAFDQGLFDYDDLKLPENLKKPEGYAGFRVLAPHAFMGKRFEFMVFMGASYYRAVTTELGYGISARGVAVNTIGGKPEEFPDFTHFWFKQPKAGEKYFTVLALLNGPSITGAYQFDASPGKTTDMIVKATLFLRKPVEMLGIAPFSSMFWFGENSHPKPYDFRPEVHDSDGLQIEIENGPSIWRPLDVSRDLRLSVFDVDKLKGFGLGERDRDFANFQDLEAMYHRRPSVWVEPIKGFSKGSVVLVELSTGEETWDNIVAMWRPSELPKSPTEPISFEYRLAWQDEQLPGLLCKVISTRRGFVMKADDHEYVIDFTKGGLNLKKPQDWVPDVDVVVNGDPAKVLDKRVMFNRETGGWRAFFKLDVPDSTNLLELMCEMKDGDRIISERWMYQWRR comes from the coding sequence ATGACTGCCCCCCGCTCCCTTGGGTCTTGGATTCTGTCTTTATCCGCTGCTGCCTCCCTGGCCGCTCATGCTGCTGATCTTCCCCTGACGGAGGTGACGGACTATGAGTCGTTGCAGAAACTGGCGGCTCAATTGGCCCAGCAGCCATACGAGGCTCCCTCTCAGCAGCTCGATCCGTTCTTTGAAGGACTGAAGTATGACGGCCATCGCAAGATCCGTTTCCGGGAGGAGAAATCGGTGTATTCAGACTTGGGGGATACTTACAAAGTCCAGTTCTTCCATCCTGGCTGGATGTTTAAAAAGCCGGTCGTTTTTTACAATGTGGATGGCGTCACCACCACACCGATCGCCTTTGATCAAGGGCTCTTTGATTACGATGATTTGAAACTGCCTGAGAACCTGAAGAAGCCCGAAGGTTATGCCGGTTTCCGCGTCCTGGCCCCGCATGCCTTCATGGGCAAGCGTTTCGAGTTCATGGTCTTCATGGGGGCCAGCTACTATCGGGCGGTGACCACGGAGTTGGGTTACGGCATCAGTGCTCGTGGCGTGGCGGTGAACACCATCGGCGGGAAACCGGAGGAGTTTCCAGACTTCACCCACTTTTGGTTCAAGCAGCCGAAGGCCGGTGAAAAATACTTTACTGTGCTGGCCCTGCTCAATGGTCCCAGCATCACGGGAGCGTATCAATTCGATGCCAGCCCAGGCAAGACCACGGACATGATCGTGAAAGCCACGCTGTTTCTACGTAAACCCGTGGAGATGCTCGGCATCGCCCCATTCTCCAGCATGTTCTGGTTTGGTGAAAACAGCCATCCGAAGCCCTATGACTTCCGCCCGGAGGTGCATGACAGTGATGGTCTCCAGATCGAGATCGAGAACGGCCCCTCCATCTGGCGTCCGCTGGATGTCAGCCGAGATCTCCGCCTGAGCGTCTTCGATGTCGATAAACTCAAGGGCTTTGGTCTGGGCGAGCGCGATCGTGACTTTGCCAATTTCCAGGACCTCGAGGCCATGTATCACCGCCGCCCCAGCGTGTGGGTGGAGCCGATCAAAGGTTTCTCCAAGGGCTCCGTCGTCCTCGTGGAGCTCTCCACCGGCGAGGAGACCTGGGATAACATTGTCGCCATGTGGCGGCCCAGCGAGCTGCCGAAGAGCCCGACCGAGCCGATCAGCTTCGAATACCGCCTCGCCTGGCAGGATGAGCAACTCCCTGGCCTGCTCTGCAAGGTTATCTCCACCCGCCGTGGTTTTGTGATGAAGGCGGACGATCACGAGTACGTCATCGACTTTACCAAGGGAGGCCTGAATCTGAAGAAACCCCAGGACTGGGTGCCAGATGTGGACGTGGTGGTTAACGGCGATCCGGCGAAGGTGCTGGATAAGCGTGTGATGTTTAACCGCGAGACGGGTGGCTGGCGCGCCTTTTTCAAACTGGACGTGCCTGACAGCACCAATCTCCTGGAGCTGATGTGTGAGATGAAGGATGGCGACCGTATCATTTCCGAGCGCTGGATGTATCAGTGGCGCCGCTGA